GTACATGTCCCGTTTGAAGCGGTATATCCACATGGTTTTGAAGAAATTCCAAATCGGAAGCCAGACGTAACAAAATTAAGAGAAATGTTTCAATTCCAAGCAAGTGTAACATGGGAACAAGGATTGAAAGAAACTATTAAATGGTTTCGGGATACGCAGCATGATTAAGTCATTGTCGGTCATTATTCCAGTTTGTAATGAAATAGCTAGTATAGCGGATGTTATTCAATCTGTAAAACCACTACAGCCGTTAGAAATTATAGTAGTAGCTAACGGTTGTACGGATGGTACAGAAAAAGTTGCTGAAAGTTTAGGTTGTAAAGTTGTTGAATATACTAATCTACTTGGAAATGATGTGGGGCGTGCGGTTGGTGCGAAACAAGCGAAGGGTGATGTTTTATTGTTTATAGATGGCGATTTTGCAATTCACTCTTCTCATTTACAGCTCTTTCTTAATCCAATTTTGTATAATCAAGCTGACGCTGTATTAAATAATTTTGATGCATTGTTTTTAAAAAAACAAAGACCGCATTCTATTACAGTATGGCGGCAAATTTTAAATGCAATGCTAGAGCGAGAAGAATTAAAAATTGATTCTTTATTATCTGTCCCTCATGCGCTTACGAAAGAAGTTGTTCAAAGCATCGGATATGACGGGCTTATAAACCCCAATATAGCTCATATGCGGCTGATTAAGAATAATTGGAGAATTAGTCGTCACTTTGCAATTGATGTAATTACTCCGAATAAATTTCGTCCGCTTGAACATGATGCGTATGGGACCAATCTTTCTCATTCTGAAAAGCGAATGATAGGTGATCATATAGAAACTACAGCGGAGTGGATAGCAGGCTTGGATAAGCGCGGAGGGTATTGTGATGGGAATAGGAAAAGAGATAGTATTTATCATACTTTAGATTTTGAGGATTTTTATCAAGGGTGGGGCAGTACATCCAATTTGTATAAAGGAAAGCAACTATCTGTTGTCATTCCTGTACAAAATGAAGAGATGACAATAGGAAGTGTTATAGAAGAACTGCGCAAAATTGAACCTTTGGAAATTATCGTTGTTGTAAATGGTTCTTCTGATAGAACAGCAAGTATTGCAAAGCAAAAAGGAGCAATGACAATTGTATATGAAGAAGCTCTTGGAAATGATGTGGGGCGTTCGCTTGGTGTGTATTTTGCAAATGGGGATATCGTATTATTTATAGATGGTGACTTTGTTATCCCTGCTAGTGATTTATATCCTTTTGCTAAAGCGATTGCGGATGGTAAAGATGTTGCATTAAACGATTTAAATCATTACTTGGATTTACGAGCACCACTTCACCTTGTAACTGCATTTAAATATGCTTTAAATCTTGCTTGTGGCCGAAAAGACTTAGGGGTTGGTTCCCTCGTCGCTGTTCCTCATGCCTTTAGTCATAGGTGTTTGAAAGAA
The DNA window shown above is from Bacillus clarus and carries:
- a CDS encoding glycosyltransferase family 2 protein — its product is MIKSLSVIIPVCNEIASIADVIQSVKPLQPLEIIVVANGCTDGTEKVAESLGCKVVEYTNLLGNDVGRAVGAKQAKGDVLLFIDGDFAIHSSHLQLFLNPILYNQADAVLNNFDALFLKKQRPHSITVWRQILNAMLEREELKIDSLLSVPHALTKEVVQSIGYDGLINPNIAHMRLIKNNWRISRHFAIDVITPNKFRPLEHDAYGTNLSHSEKRMIGDHIETTAEWIAGLDKRGGYCDGNRKRDSIYHTLDFEDFYQGWGSTSNLYKGKQLSVVIPVQNEEMTIGSVIEELRKIEPLEIIVVVNGSSDRTASIAKQKGAMTIVYEEALGNDVGRSLGVYFANGDIVLFIDGDFVIPASDLYPFAKAIADGKDVALNDLNHYLDLRAPLHLVTAFKYALNLACGRKDLGVGSLVAVPHAFSHRCLKEIGYDSLLSPCVAQVKAVLSEFEIACVSRIDVDRMNRIRPSQHFSPIGHPPAVLRIIGDHIEGIEQLIALKDRRGGFHDGGRNRDVL